The following are from one region of the Sporichthyaceae bacterium genome:
- a CDS encoding zf-HC2 domain-containing protein yields MWREALSAGADGEPLGVEESLLQAHLRRCAECAAFEAGTRRVHRATRVHASEPVPDLTAAILDQWAADRPQPGRATVLLRWVLVLVAALEMGLAAPELLGPWHAVGELGTWEAASAVGFLSVAARPRWAAQMLPMLSVATLLTVMVIAHDFALGTVAISQEWPHALLVAGVTALAAIARLNRSSTPPDPRRTAWVGGGTGHRARLHRAA; encoded by the coding sequence ATGTGGCGGGAAGCGCTCTCGGCGGGGGCCGACGGCGAACCGCTCGGGGTCGAGGAGTCCTTGCTGCAGGCGCATCTGCGCAGATGCGCGGAGTGTGCCGCCTTCGAGGCCGGTACGCGCCGGGTGCACCGCGCGACGCGGGTGCACGCCAGCGAGCCGGTCCCGGACCTGACCGCCGCGATCCTCGACCAGTGGGCGGCCGATCGGCCGCAGCCGGGTCGGGCAACGGTGCTGCTCCGTTGGGTGCTGGTGCTGGTCGCCGCGCTGGAGATGGGGCTGGCGGCCCCCGAACTGCTCGGGCCGTGGCACGCCGTCGGCGAGTTGGGCACGTGGGAGGCCGCCTCGGCGGTGGGATTCCTGTCCGTCGCCGCCAGGCCGCGCTGGGCGGCGCAGATGCTCCCGATGCTGAGCGTCGCGACCCTGCTGACCGTCATGGTGATCGCCCACGACTTCGCGTTGGGCACCGTGGCGATCTCGCAGGAGTGGCCGCACGCGTTGCTGGTAGCCGGCGTCACCGCGTTGGCCGCCATCGCTCGGCTGAACCGTTCGTCGACTCCGCCGGACCCGCGCCGCACCGCGTGGGTGGGCGGCGGCACCGGCCACCGTGCCCGCCTCCACCGCGCCGCCTGA
- a CDS encoding YcnI family protein, translated as MSTESSRPIRGVRLGRTAAVPAAAAALVVLMAAAASAHVTVHSPGAQEGGSATLTFKVPNEEADASTKQVEIDLPTDTPLTGVTAQAPAGWTSQVSPDKIVFSGGTISGDDSVQFPVKVDKLPMSPTIVFKALQTYSDGNVVRWIEQAPAGAPEPAHPAPTLKLQPAAKAAAAPTAKAAATSAAPAPSKAAAPSKAPAPSKAPAPSMVKAGTGGQASEGSSTVPVVPLTALGAGLGVAALAARRLVRR; from the coding sequence TTGAGTACGGAGTCCTCTCGTCCGATCCGCGGCGTCCGACTCGGACGTACCGCCGCGGTCCCGGCTGCGGCCGCCGCTCTGGTCGTCCTGATGGCGGCGGCAGCCTCGGCGCACGTGACCGTGCACAGCCCCGGTGCGCAGGAAGGCGGCTCTGCCACGCTGACGTTCAAGGTCCCCAACGAGGAGGCCGACGCCAGCACCAAGCAGGTCGAGATCGACCTGCCCACCGACACTCCGTTGACCGGCGTGACCGCCCAGGCACCGGCCGGGTGGACCAGCCAGGTGAGCCCGGACAAGATCGTCTTCTCCGGTGGCACCATCAGCGGTGACGACTCGGTGCAGTTCCCGGTAAAGGTCGACAAGTTGCCGATGTCCCCGACGATCGTATTCAAGGCGCTGCAGACCTACAGCGACGGCAACGTCGTGCGCTGGATCGAGCAGGCGCCCGCCGGCGCCCCCGAACCGGCCCACCCGGCACCCACGTTGAAGTTGCAGCCCGCGGCAAAGGCCGCAGCCGCCCCGACCGCGAAGGCCGCGGCTACCAGCGCGGCGCCCGCGCCGAGCAAGGCCGCCGCGCCGAGCAAGGCCCCCGCGCCGAGCAAGGCCCCCGCGCCGAGCATGGTCAAGGCGGGCACCGGCGGGCAGGCCTCCGAGGGTTCCTCGACCGTCCCGGTCGTCCCGTTGACGGCCCTGGGTGCTGGTCTGGGCGTGGCCGCGCTGGCTGCGCGTCGACTCGTCCGCCGCTGA
- a CDS encoding metal-sensitive transcriptional regulator has protein sequence MAGCCADQSGRHLEPPGEHSRGYTVDKEVWLKRLRRIEGQVRGLGRMVEEDAYCIDVLTQVSAATKALQAVALGLLTEHLGHCVAHAGPGQDGIDAKVREASEAIARLVRS, from the coding sequence ATCGCGGGTTGCTGCGCGGACCAGTCCGGCCGCCACCTCGAGCCACCGGGCGAGCACTCGCGCGGTTACACGGTCGACAAGGAGGTCTGGCTCAAGCGCCTGCGCCGCATCGAGGGCCAGGTCCGGGGGCTGGGCCGGATGGTCGAGGAGGACGCCTACTGCATCGACGTGCTGACCCAGGTCTCGGCGGCCACCAAGGCGCTGCAGGCGGTGGCGCTGGGCCTGCTCACCGAGCACCTCGGCCACTGCGTCGCGCACGCCGGCCCCGGCCAGGACGGCATCGACGCGAAGGTCCGCGAGGCCTCCGAGGCGATCGCGCGGCTGGTGCGGTCCTGA
- a CDS encoding class F sortase — translation MTDKTPRRTGSAPSGPGARLALAAGALIAGYGAIMALPAAPPAASSGISVAAESPAAPMPTPDPSAAPDDSAAPHQLTLPELGAGAPVLPVTTAADGSLGIPDDPTMLGWWQGGAKPGDASGAVVIDGHVDSDKYGIGFFVNLRRLRDGNHVLLADGSGTVTRWRVVDYKKYPRDLLPADQLFTTDGPLRLILVTCGGVFDHASHSYPDNLVVLAVPDPA, via the coding sequence ATGACGGACAAGACGCCCCGCCGCACCGGGTCCGCGCCCAGCGGTCCGGGTGCGCGGTTGGCGTTGGCCGCCGGGGCGCTGATCGCCGGCTACGGCGCGATCATGGCACTCCCGGCGGCTCCACCCGCAGCCTCGAGCGGCATCAGCGTGGCCGCCGAATCGCCCGCTGCGCCGATGCCGACGCCGGACCCGTCAGCCGCCCCGGACGACTCGGCCGCGCCGCACCAGTTGACGCTGCCGGAGCTCGGCGCGGGCGCACCGGTCCTGCCGGTGACCACCGCCGCCGACGGCAGCCTCGGCATCCCGGACGACCCCACGATGCTCGGCTGGTGGCAGGGCGGCGCGAAGCCCGGCGATGCGTCCGGGGCGGTGGTCATCGACGGCCATGTCGACTCGGACAAGTACGGCATCGGCTTCTTCGTCAACCTGCGCCGACTGCGCGACGGAAACCACGTCCTGCTCGCCGACGGCTCGGGGACCGTGACCCGCTGGCGCGTGGTCGACTACAAGAAGTACCCGCGCGACCTGCTGCCCGCCGACCAACTGTTCACCACCGACGGCCCGCTGCGGCTGATCCTGGTCACCTGCGGCGGCGTCTTCGACCACGCCAGCCACTCCTACCCCGACAACCTGGTGGTGCTCGCGGTCCCCGACCCGGCTTGA